One part of the Aspergillus luchuensis IFO 4308 DNA, chromosome 5, nearly complete sequence genome encodes these proteins:
- a CDS encoding SANT/Myb-like DNA-binding domain-containing protein (COG:K;~EggNog:ENOG410PKQ5;~InterPro:IPR001005,IPR009057,IPR017877;~PFAM:PF00249) — protein sequence MATGSLITAAITPLEVSCLLSNPAQATPSSAVDSVDSNSVDPEAAPTDKNNNEADSAGDLSIRRAGGRVKLNSLAQAFPKPPGQEPPTAWALDEDAAVIAMHDHRERWEQISQYLPGRTPKACECRYAFLRHRPEWNESWKNSIAYWYQQYKSELWAHVSEKTRLPERDIEALVWHLGPWEITRRAAAAQHIA from the exons ATGGCAACAGGGTCTTTGATCACTGCTGCTATTACCCCCCTAGAAGTGTCATGTCTGTTAAGCAACCCCGCCCAAGCGACCCCGTCTAGTGCAGTGGACAGCGTGGACTCGAACAGTGTTGATCCTGAAGCTGCCCCGACTGACAAAAACAACAATGAGGCGGACTCTGCAGGAGATCTATCCATCAGGCGAGCCGGTGGACGGGTAAAGCTGAATAGCTTGGCTCAGGCATTCCCAAAACCTCCCGGCCAGGAGCCACCAACAGCTTGGGctctggatgaggatgctgctGTCATTGCCATGCATGATCATAGAGAGAGGTGGGAACAGATTAGTCAGTATTTACCTGGCCGCACTCCCAAGGCATGCGAATGCCGGTACGCCTTCCTCCGACACCGGCCTGAGTGGAAcgagagctggaagaacagCATAGCGTACTGGTATCAGCA ATACAAGTCGGAGCTTTGGGCTCACGTAAGCGAGAAAACACGTCTTCCCGAGCGCGATATCGAAGCCCTGGTGTGGCACCTTGGACCATGGGAGATCACGCGCCGCGCAGCAGCTGCACAACACATAGCTTGA
- a CDS encoding uncharacterized protein (InterPro:IPR036428;~go_function: GO:0008124 - 4-alpha-hydroxytetrahydrobiopterin dehydratase activity [Evidence IEA];~go_process: GO:0006729 - tetrahydrobiopterin biosynthetic process [Evidence IEA]) has translation MSTDNALDFYTLVSASSITHHHHAVLTLTGEVASAVWTTHQPSKGLSRRDHNMALICDIIAGVLSNDERVWHQINAVTNDNKWRRKEEQRCGAATTRALRFKHNSYVTDFARALGVAAERELLGGSIRIHTRPPFVEVTCEGNLESKLALWLDFMTALVRPPEMIEDKDSETVPSGGKSYTFESVDMALNFHALLHRASISNGHPVESYITGTGTAINVTLIHSDNEQMVELFSIFSDVSSGKKYVSYQSEHEPEQRQWYFGSQTKVMNFARAVALVASPVELWSIVSDYNSVLLSMNSKACVGLGPWLDLLLTRLVKPDKENEVPRCDSAP, from the exons ATGTCCACTGACAACGCCTTA GACTTTTATACACTTGTCAGTGCGAGTTCTATAacacaccatcatcatgccgTCCTCACGCTG ACAGGAGAAGTTGCGTCGGCTGTGTGGACGACTCATCAACCTAGTAAAGGCCTTTCGAGACGTGATCATAATATGGCCTTGATATGTGATATAATCGCGGGCGTTTTGAGCAATGATGAACGTGTGTGGCACCAGATCAACGCCGTTACAAATGACAACAAATggcggaggaaagaagaacagaGATGCGGTGCTGCCACCACTCGAGCACTCCGATTCAAACACAATTCATATGTCACG GACTTTGCACGTGCTTTAGGCGTTGCCGCGGAACGCGAGCTACTTGGAGGCTCCATTAGGATACATACCAGACCTCCTTTTGTTGAAGTCACTTGCGAGGGCAACCTCGAATCAAAGTTGGCCCTCTGGCTGGACTTCATGACCGCTTTGGTGAGGCCACCAGAAATGATCGAAGACAAGGATTCAGAAACGGTGCCATCTGGTGGGAAATCCTATACTTTTGAATCCGTAGACATGGCTCTG AATTTTCACGCCCTTCTTCATAGAGCCTCCATATCAAATGGCCACCCCGTGGAGTCATACATCACAGGGACTGGCACAGCGATCAATGTAACACTCATACATTCAGATAACGAACAAATGGTAGAACTGTTCAGTATATTCTCGGATGTTTCAAGTGGCAAGAAGTATGTCTCTTACCAAAGCGAGCATGAACCAGAACAAAGACAATGGTATTTTGGTAGCCAAACAAAAGTCATG AACTTTGCTCGTGCTGTAGCACTTGTTGCTAGCCCTGTCGAACTTTGGTCCATAGTATCCGACTACAATAGTGTGCTGTTGTCCATGAATAGCAAAGCTTGTGTGGGATTAGGTCCTTGGCTGGACCTTCTGTTAACGCGTTTGGTGAAGCCCGACAAGGAGAATGAGGTGCCAAGATGTGATAGTGCACCCTGA
- a CDS encoding uncharacterized protein (COG:S;~EggNog:ENOG410PYNS;~InterPro:IPR011990;~go_function: GO:0005515 - protein binding [Evidence IEA]) produces MPKRSFSQLEGSSLYENSRGYLESVAKETINIDEVARAKCKELMAELDKHVDFVLKLAHESQKRWSSSGEVIEETLEDVGLSQEALEWVKKTKEQIAQSSQPQALNDISDVDILRLLCWMIPRENAWEPGVNQTRKDLGPFFIEMARRVRASDLPERDKCAVVEAIVAVVQSNHSFAEALDLAVRLLEHSNLPRYLHGLVALQKSNLYRLNSSPEKSEEAISKYYCDTKAYENERRTAIATANDRRPKEMADLFKGGMEERLAAVEDSLWRSHLENLVQQENYSRALLEATARPFQPRCQMGRLLSPHISITMGKIFIVHGRHQSAQTCFEGTLFEAPMYAEQVKTLRLNIVCRLADVYCDLNKPAKALRLLKEENRKLIKDYQPQRKAKRLLLALVDAYLADGCYIDALSTLCDSRLDFHKENKDITDQFMHVRCQFARARLHCFTSRFEDGYREWVAALALVEKYPDFEDEGFAAGICQLSMAWACLELGDRDSGYSAFMKAKTFLENSPPNYWLPTIQKSWFDYVSEKLHQKAGWPPIQQHSPRPTPPVGSHNTVTPPSHHLLSPESLSSETIHSYM; encoded by the exons ATGCCTAAGAGATCATTTAGCCAGTTAGAGGGATCTAGTCTGTACGAGAATTCTCGCGGCTACCTCGAATCGGTCGCGAAGGAAACGATCAATATTGACGAAGTGGCTCGAGCAAAGTGCAAAGAATTGATGGCTGAACTTGATAAACACGTTGACTTCGTTCTGAA ATTGGCGCACGAGAGTCAAAAACGATGGTCAAGCAGCGGCGAAGTCATTGAGGAGACGCTAGAAGATGTTGGGCTTAGTCAGGAGGCTTTAGAATGGGTCAAGAAGACAAAAGAGCAGATTGCTCAGAGTAGCCAACCTCAGGCTCTGAATGATATCAGCGATGTCGATATACTGAGACTCCTCTGCTGGATGATTCCCCGAGAGAATGCCTGGGAACCCGG GGTCAATCAAACTAGAAAGGATCTGGGTCCGTTCTTCATCGAAATGGCTCGTCGTGTTAGAGCATCTGATCTCCCCGAGCGCGACAAATGCGCCGTAGTAGAGGCCATCGTTGCCGTGGTCCAGTCGAACCACTCATTCGCAGAAGCTTTAGATCTTGCCGTCCGCCTATTGGAGCATAGTAATCTGCCTCGGTATCTGCATGGCTTGGTTGCCCTTCAAAAAAGCAACCTTTATCGACTGAATTCCAGTCCTGAGAAATCTGAAGAGGCGATTAGCAAATATTATTGCGATACCAAGGCTTATGAAAACGAACGACGTACTGCAATCGCCACAGCCAATGATCGAAGGCCTAAAGAGATGGCCGACCTATTTAaaggaggaatggaggaaAGACTAGCGGCCGTTGAGGATTCCCTATGGCGGTCCCACCTTGAGAATTTGGTTCAACAGGAGAATTATTCGCGCGCGTTACTCGAGGCTACAGCGCGGCCCTTCCAACCACGCTGTCAGATGGGTCGCCTTCTTTCACCCCACATTAGTATCACCATGGGAAAGATATTCATAGTTCACGGTCGCCATCAATCGGCTCAGACTTGTTTTGAGGGCACCTTGTTTGAGGCGCCAATGTATGCAGAGCAGGTGAAGACCCTCCGCCTCAATATCGTGTGTCGACTGGCAGATGTCTATTGTGACCTGAACAAGCCCGCAAAAGCTCTCAGGCTCCTAAAGGAAGAAAATAGGAAACTCATTAAGGATTATCAGCCTCAACGGAAGGCGAAACGTCTGCTTTTAGCGCTTGTCGATGCCTATCTTGCTGATGGATGCTACATAGATGCTTTATCGACCCTATGCGACTCCAGACTTGACTTCCACAAGGAAAACAAAGATATAACTGACCAATTCATGCACGTACGGTGTCAGTTTGCGCGTGCTCGTCTACATTGTTTCACCTCCAGATTTGAGGATGGTTATCGTGAATGGGTCGCGGCGTTAGCACTGGTGGAGAAATACCCCGATTTTGAGGACGAAGGCTTTGCGGCGGGAATTTGTCAACTTTCCATGGCCTGGGCATGTCTTGAATTAGGAGATAGGGACTCGGGCTATAGCGCGTTCATGAAAGCAAAGACCTTTCTGGAGAACTCCCCTCCTAATTATTGGCTACCGACAATCCAGAAATCTTGGTTTGACTATGTTTCTGAGAAATTGCACCAAAAAGCCGGGTGGCCACCGATCCAACAACACTCGCCAAGACCGACCCCACCTGTCGGCTCACATAATACAGTTACCCCGCCCTCACATCATCTCCTATCCCCTGAATCACTTTCCAGCgagaccatccactcctACATGTAA
- a CDS encoding Zn(II)2Cys6 transcription factor domain-containing protein (InterPro:IPR036864,IPR001138;~PFAM:PF00172;~go_function: GO:0000981 - DNA-binding transcription factor activity, RNA polymerase II-specific [Evidence IEA];~go_function: GO:0008270 - zinc ion binding [Evidence IEA];~go_process: GO:0006355 - regulation of transcription, DNA-templated [Evidence IEA]), with the protein MAADRFVCMQDIKDAARTGGNLDTLLDLLTIAWTMSIPRETNTSWIVVPPLESHGQVNASPLERIEYEAAHSLLHFRGDRELPQLVHGGRNEEPQRLIHSFGHRDTLLSGLSRRSRVRRATQACDQCRVRKVRCDEKGPRCTHCEEYDLSCVYKMPTYKLVVLLAPCRVLCICVEIGTERTESSNSSWIGYESWARASRSVYHLWKMRRSSTASW; encoded by the exons ATGGCTGCTGATCGCTTCGTATGCATGCAGGACATCAAGGATGCCGCAAG GACGGGAGGGAACCTTGACACTCTCCTCGACTTGCTGACGATTGCATGGACCATGTCTATCCCACGCGAGACCAACACCTCCTGGATTGTGGTACCACCTCTGGAAAGCCACGGCCAGGTGAATGCATCTCCCCTTGAGCGTATAGAGTACGAGGCAGCCCATTCATTACTACATTTCCGCGGAGACAGGGAATTGCCCCAGCTTGTTCACGGCGGTCGGAATGAGGAACCGCAGAGATTGATCCACTCCTTTGGCCACCGTGACACTTTGCTGTCTGGCCTTTCTCGACGGTCCAGAGTCCGTCGCGCGACACAG GCCTGTGATCAATGTCGAGTTCGGAAAGTAAGATGCGATGAGAAAGGGCCGAGGTGTACACATTGCGAGGAGTACGATCTGTCATGCGTCTACAAAATGCCGACTTATAAGTTAGTTGTTCTCCTCGCTCCCTGCCGGGTATTATGTATTTGTGTTGAGATCGGGACAGAAAGGACAGAGAGCTCCAACAGCTCCTGGATCGGATACGAAAGTTGGGCGAGAGCTTCGAGGAGCGTTTATCATCTGTGGAAGATGCGCAGGTCAAGCACAGCTTCCTGGTGA
- a CDS encoding fungal specific transcription factor domain-containing protein (COG:S;~EggNog:ENOG410PK6N): MYHPSIREPWGGINQPQSKLADNGLDDAGWVTVGPSVIRRYLNSYMEHLYKFHPFLCDTEIQWNVERFITTYCPSTEDQKQKSGKRRRLCDARQDTGCYAGSAVTIRPGSGLRRVEKSIDNAIVLLVLALGSICEVRDRPVPGPIVDHIIDLREERIPQTPGTLSRSVLPPGERDLIVASQIDRFRSHFMDNGRKSTIIGNHDVIPGLAFYAYAASILGIFQGVNSLQHVQAALLAGLYSGQLAHPFQSYGWISQAARACQVLVRSQRYREMRDGAVKDLYNFAYWTCFQLESLISLIAVFRCTEMMFFSQAVVSL; encoded by the exons ATGTACCACCCCTCCATCCGCGAGCCATGGGGTGGCATCAACCAGCCGCAATCGAAGCTCGCGGATAATGGACTAGATGACGCTGGCTGGGTGACAGTCGGCCCGAGTGTGATACGTCGCTACTTGAACAGTTATATGGAGCACTTGTATAAgttccatccattcctttgCGACACAGAAATACAATGGAACGTTGAACGGTTCATCACGACATACTGTCCCAGCACCGAggaccagaagcagaagagtgGGAAGCGGAGGCGCTTGTGCGATGCTCGTCAAGATACAGGTTGCTATGCGGGATCTGCAGTCACCATCAGGCCTGGGTCAGGGCTCAGGAGGGTCGAAAAGTCAATTGACAATGCCATAGTCTTGCTGGTCCTTGCGTTGGGCAGTATCTGCGAAGTCCGGGACCGACCGGTCCCAGGTCCCATCGTGGATCACATCATTGACCTTAGGGAAGAACGGATCCCACAGACTCCGGGAACATTGTCGCGCAGTGTCCTTCCTCCCGGAGAAAGAGACTTGATAGTTGCCTCGCAAATTGATCGCTTCCGTTCTCATTTTATGGATAACGGTCGAAAGAGTACCATCATCGGGAACCATGATGTCATTCCTGGATTGGCGTTTTACGCCTATGCAGCCAGTATTCTTGGAATTTTCCAGGGCGTGAATAGTCTGCAGCATGTCCAGGCGGCATTGCTCGCGGGCCTGTATTCCGGCCAACTGGCTCATCCTTTCCAGAGCTATGGGTGGATCTCCCAGGCTGCTCGAGCCTGTCAGGTATTGGTTCGATC ACAACGGTATCGGGAGATGCGTGATGGTGCTGTGAAGGACCTTTACAATTTTGCGTATTGGACCTGTTTCCAGCTGGAAAG CTTAATCTCCCTAATAGCGGTATTTCGCTGTACAgagatgatgttcttctcccaaGCGGTCGTTTCACTCTAA
- a CDS encoding fungal specific transcription factor domain-containing protein (COG:S;~EggNog:ENOG410PK6N), with protein sequence MMSLYSAQIFLQKTLYHVHTELYKVEEHDQGYWSSTKVDILSSILEQWRSILPDFLRWEDGDPPSDDIKVANMRSEYYSARYLIYRPILYYVLHLARQPKVPVSGAVKSCSKSQQVALSITQSQSATSMARLSSEVRPALNPPPSDQAGGEGPYTYRELPSELRHACKICIDSAILSTEAFDGINGRPVVTNIFGMGHARFGKMLVLLATHNSRLSELVERKALQRLLQGAIKSLLQSRYTSPTLRINAEILGDVYERVFGEPATVSQVGTY encoded by the exons ATGATGTCTTTATACTCGGCGCAGATCTTCCTCCAGAAGACTCTTTACCACGTCCATACCGAGTTGTACAAAGTTGAAG AACATGACCAGGGTTACTGGTCTTCCACTAAAGTGGATATCTTGAGCAGCATACTTGAGCAGTGGCGAAGTATACTCCCCGATTTCctgagatgggaagatggggatcCTCCATCGGACGATATCAAAGTTGCCAATATGCGGTCTGAGTATTATAGTGCCCGCTACCTTATTTACCGGCCTATCCTGTATTACGTTCTCCACCTCGCGCGACAACCAAAAGTCCCTGTTTCTGGTGCCGTAAAGTCCTGCTCGAAGTCGCAGCAGGTCGCTCTTTCGATTACACAAAGCCAGAGTGCTACCAGCATGGCGCGCCTGTCCAGCGAGGTTCGGCCTGCGCTAAATCCGCCGCCCTCGGATCAGGCCGGAGGTGAGGGTCCGTATACGTACCGCGAGCTACCGTCGGAACTGCGTCATGCATGCAAAATTTGCATCGATTCTGCGATTTTAAGCACGGAGGCTTTTGATGGCATCAATGGTCGACCAGTGGTCACTAATATCTTTGGAATGGGTCATGC ACGATTTGGTAAAATGCTGGTTCTGTTAGCAACCCATAATTCCCGCCTATCAGAGTTAGTGGAGCGAAAAGCCCTCCAGCGGCTTCTTCAGGGAGCAATCAAATCCCTACTGCAGAGTCGTTACACCTCTCCTACTCTGCGAATCAACGCGGAAATCCTCGGCGATGTTTACGAAAGGGTTTTCGGGGAGCCCGCTACTGTCTCACAAGTAGGGACGTATTGA